The genomic window TTCTGCATATAAATCTTGGTAATTCACATTATTTCTATAAACTTAGCTTCCTTATGATTTCTATTACAACACTGAAACTATACTCTTTGATGTTAATATTCTAAGCAATACAAGCTAATTAATTGATTTAAAGTATCTTGCAACTACATGCTTTCAATATTAACATGGGCTGTCTTTGTGTGGGGAGGAGTGAATGAAATGTTTATGTCATAtgtcttctattatttttttaaaactgtaatgcATCATTAATTCTGAGAAAGATTACATCATTTaacagagaaacaggagaaaatcttcccctaactaaaataaatttgtgaTATAAACTGTAGGTTAACTCATCTATAGAATATAAATCTATATTCACAAGAGAGATACTTTACATccaaaaattgtacatatttccctAAGAAATGGTGataatcttaaaaatgtatttcaaattatatatatatacacacacatacacatatatatatttgaactagaaaattctgaaaatcttaaaagtatatttagaTCATTGGAAGTATTCatgtaataaatgttttttaacatGTCCAAGTTATTAAACCTGAGGAAACACCTACTACAGGTAAATAGTCACACATGGCTTTCCTGAAAATAGCAATTTGTCATTGAAAATAAGTGATAACATTTACCTCCtgtctcatttcctttttctggtccAGAGCTTTTTCATGGCATGTTTtatctctccatttctcagaGTATAGATTAGAGGGTTCAACATAGGGGTGATAATGGTGTAAAACACAGTCAAGGACTTATCGATGGGTAAGGTAGAAGGAGGTCTCACATACATAAAGATACAGGGGACAAAGAAGAGGACCACCACAGTAATGTGAGAGCCACAGGTGGACAAGGCTTTGCACCTCCCTTCCTGACTAAGATTCTTCAGGGAGTGCAGGATGACCCCATAGGAGATGAGTAAGAGCATAAAGAAGACCATACACATTGCCCCATCACTGGCAACCACAGTGAGGCCAATAATGTAGGTGTCAGAGCAGGCAAGTTTTAACAAGGGGTACATGTCACAGCCAAAGTGGTCAATGACACTGGGACCACAGAAGGGAAGGTTATAAACAAACAGAGGATGAGCTACAGCATGTAAAAACCCACCAACACAGGTCAACAGTGGCAGCCGTACACACACTTGCTTATTCATGATTGCTGAATAATGCAaaggtttgcagatggccacgtagcggtcgTAAGCCATGGCCACCAGGAGACAAATAGCACAACCAAATAAGTGCCCTGTAAAAAGCTGGATCATGCAATCTTGGAATGAAATAGTTTTGTTCTCACAGAGTAAATCTACAATCATACTTGGGGTGACTGTAGCAGAATAAAGAGCATCCATAAATGATAAGTAGCCAAGAAAGAAGTACCTAGGGGAACCCAGGGTTGGACTGACCACCACAGTCACAACAATGAGTAGGTTGCCCACCATTGTCACAATGTACATAAGCAAGAAcacaacaaataatattttctgaccCTGGGGGCTCCGAGTGAGCCCCAAGAGGACAAACTCAGTCACATTCCTCCTTTGTTCCATAGAGTCTTctgtatgttttatttcagtgttcAGGGCAAAAAATTCTGTTAATATAATTGTTTCTAGGGGCTTCCTGAAGTCTtagatattttgtttattcaatcAAGGAATAGACAGTATGGTTTATTATGTTCCAGTACTTTCAGTGATTATAGTAAAGGCTGATGAAAACATTATCCCTAACCTCAAAAAGCTTTTAGTCTAATGGAGCAGCAAGTAATTAAGAGATATATGTGGGACAAGAACATATTATTCAGTAAATGAGTTGGCACAATTAGCTTTCCATCTGGAAGCTAATTAAATTGTATATATAGGTAATAcgttatacaaaaataaaaattgattgaagttctaatagaaaagaaaagaaagatttactttattttaatttccagcaTTAAGGAAGTGAACTTTTCTAACCTAGGGTTTGAAGAAACTTCTTAACCAATCATTTAAATCCCAAAGAGATATATTTAAcaatttcaaaaaagtttttaaggtCTTAGGAAAAGATACTACAATGTAAATAGACAAAGGCAGTTTGGAGAAAGATTCACATTGTACAGGATCTACACAGAGTTAATgtctaaaatagacaaaaatgtcaaaacaacttatgcataaaataaaaataaaatataaaataaataaaaatacaaacaaactgTTAAAGGAAGAATACATCTAAATGGCCCACAAACATGTTAGTTCACTGAGGCTGGGAACAGAAAAGTGGGAACTGAAGTAATGGCTTACTTACTACAGTATTACTTTGTGTCCTTGAAAGCCACTCAAGGTCTACAGATGCTacatcatcttttaatttttaacagattaACAAACAATGTTT from Camelus dromedarius isolate mCamDro1 chromosome 35, mCamDro1.pat, whole genome shotgun sequence includes these protein-coding regions:
- the LOC135320021 gene encoding olfactory receptor 4A47-like, which translates into the protein MEQRRNVTEFVLLGLTRSPQGQKILFVVFLLMYIVTMVGNLLIVVTVVVSPTLGSPRYFFLGYLSFMDALYSATVTPSMIVDLLCENKTISFQDCMIQLFTGHLFGCAICLLVAMAYDRYVAICKPLHYSAIMNKQVCVRLPLLTCVGGFLHAVAHPLFVYNLPFCGPSVIDHFGCDMYPLLKLACSDTYIIGLTVVASDGAMCMVFFMLLLISYGVILHSLKNLSQEGRCKALSTCGSHITVVVLFFVPCIFMYVRPPSTLPIDKSLTVFYTIITPMLNPLIYTLRNGEIKHAMKKLWTRKRK